In a single window of the Arthrobacter sp. StoSoilA2 genome:
- a CDS encoding metallopeptidase family protein, whose product MQSQPHVPGFTIRWTDAEGDQAKEHTGTDVRGFRRRRRNRHGRGLRGELMLPSLPGFRTRAERFDDMVLDSAERLQDMWGKQLDGVLFAVDEIPPNLEQLVAEGTAAPMGSYTPGSRGEAPMIAVYRRVVEQTAGTREELQDLVHDVVVEYTAEMLGVPPETLDPVYRRRYQ is encoded by the coding sequence ATGCAGTCACAGCCACATGTTCCTGGCTTCACAATCCGGTGGACTGACGCCGAAGGCGATCAGGCAAAGGAACACACCGGCACGGATGTCCGCGGTTTCCGGCGGCGCCGGAGAAACCGTCACGGCAGAGGACTGCGTGGGGAACTCATGCTCCCAAGTCTTCCCGGCTTCCGGACCCGCGCCGAACGTTTCGATGACATGGTGCTGGACTCAGCCGAACGCCTCCAGGATATGTGGGGCAAGCAGTTGGATGGCGTGCTCTTCGCCGTCGACGAAATCCCGCCGAATCTGGAGCAATTGGTCGCCGAAGGTACGGCAGCCCCGATGGGCTCCTACACTCCGGGCAGCCGCGGCGAAGCACCCATGATCGCTGTGTACCGCCGTGTCGTCGAACAGACAGCCGGAACACGGGAAGAGCTCCAGGACCTCGTTCACGACGTCGTGGTGGAGTACACCGCGGAAATGCTCGGGGTACCGCCGGAGACGCTGGATCCGGTGTACCGGCGTCGCTACCAGTAG
- a CDS encoding DUF3499 domain-containing protein has product MGQGALIWDVVGAIRQCSRSACRQSAVATLTYVYAESTAVLGPLAMYAEPHAYDLCAQHAESLTVPRGWEVLRLAMPTTPPEPGPDDLLALANAVREAASAATDTPPRSSRPHVEPPAMVEGARRGHLRILREPS; this is encoded by the coding sequence ATGGGCCAAGGGGCGCTAATCTGGGATGTTGTGGGTGCTATTCGTCAGTGTTCAAGGTCCGCCTGCCGCCAATCCGCGGTGGCTACTTTGACGTACGTGTATGCCGAGTCCACAGCGGTCCTCGGCCCGCTGGCCATGTACGCCGAACCGCATGCGTACGATCTTTGCGCCCAGCATGCGGAATCCCTGACGGTCCCGCGGGGCTGGGAAGTGCTGCGCCTGGCTATGCCAACGACACCTCCGGAGCCTGGCCCCGATGATTTGCTGGCTCTTGCCAACGCGGTGCGGGAAGCAGCTTCAGCGGCAACGGACACCCCGCCGCGTTCCAGTCGGCCGCATGTGGAGCCTCCCGCCATGGTTGAAGGTGCGCGCCGCGGCCACTTGCGGATACTGCGCGAACCGTCCTAG
- the ahcY gene encoding adenosylhomocysteinase, producing MTFDYKVADISLAEAGRHQIRLAEHEMPGLMSLRAEFGPSQPLKGARIAGSLHMTVQTAVLIETLTALGAEVRWASCNIFSTQDEAAAAVVVGKGTPEDPQGVPVFAWKGETLEEYWWTAEQILTWPGADADPELGPNMILDDGGDATLLLHKGVDFEAAGAVPAATEEDPEEYVLILDLLRRTLAADPQKWTRVAARIQGVTEETTTGVHRLYQLAEQGKLLFPAINVNDSVTKSKFDNKYGIRHSLPDGINRATDVLMGGKVAVVCGYGDVGKGAAEALRGQGSRVVVTEIDPICALQAAMDGYQVARLESVLAQGDIFITTTGNKDVIMAEHMLGMKNKAIVGNIGHFDNEIDIAGLAKVPGVKKVEIKPQVHEWVFDAGSDSERSIIVLSEGRLLNLGNATGHPSFVMSNSFTNQTIAQIELWTKKDQPAGEREYEKQVYVLPKILDEKVARLHLDALGVELTELSKDQADYLDLDVAGPYKPEHYRY from the coding sequence ATGACTTTCGACTACAAAGTGGCTGACATTTCACTTGCCGAGGCAGGCCGCCACCAGATCCGTCTCGCTGAGCACGAAATGCCGGGCCTCATGTCACTTCGTGCTGAGTTCGGCCCCTCGCAGCCGCTCAAGGGCGCCCGCATCGCCGGTTCGCTGCACATGACGGTCCAGACAGCCGTCCTCATCGAAACCCTCACCGCCCTGGGCGCCGAAGTTCGTTGGGCCTCGTGCAACATTTTCTCCACCCAGGACGAAGCCGCCGCCGCCGTCGTCGTCGGTAAGGGCACGCCGGAAGATCCGCAGGGTGTTCCCGTGTTCGCGTGGAAGGGCGAGACCCTCGAGGAATACTGGTGGACTGCAGAGCAGATCCTTACCTGGCCCGGAGCGGACGCCGACCCGGAGCTGGGTCCCAACATGATCCTGGACGACGGCGGCGACGCCACCCTGCTGCTGCACAAGGGCGTCGATTTCGAGGCTGCAGGCGCCGTTCCCGCAGCCACCGAGGAAGATCCTGAAGAGTACGTCCTCATTCTGGACCTCCTTCGCCGGACCCTGGCCGCGGACCCGCAGAAGTGGACACGCGTGGCCGCCCGGATCCAGGGTGTCACGGAAGAAACCACCACGGGCGTGCACCGTCTGTACCAACTCGCCGAACAGGGCAAGCTGCTGTTCCCGGCCATCAACGTCAACGACTCCGTCACCAAGAGCAAGTTCGACAACAAATACGGCATCCGCCACTCGCTGCCGGACGGCATCAACCGTGCAACGGACGTCCTCATGGGCGGCAAGGTTGCCGTGGTTTGTGGCTACGGCGACGTCGGCAAGGGTGCGGCAGAAGCACTACGCGGCCAGGGTTCGCGCGTTGTAGTTACCGAGATAGACCCCATTTGTGCCCTGCAAGCCGCCATGGACGGCTACCAAGTGGCCAGGCTGGAATCTGTCCTTGCCCAGGGTGACATATTCATCACCACCACCGGCAACAAGGACGTCATCATGGCCGAGCACATGCTGGGCATGAAGAACAAGGCGATCGTGGGCAACATCGGCCACTTCGACAACGAGATCGACATCGCAGGTCTTGCCAAGGTTCCCGGCGTCAAGAAGGTGGAGATCAAACCCCAGGTTCACGAGTGGGTCTTCGATGCCGGCTCCGACTCCGAACGGTCGATCATCGTGCTGTCTGAAGGCAGGCTCCTGAACCTGGGCAACGCAACGGGCCACCCGTCCTTCGTGATGAGCAATTCATTCACAAACCAGACGATCGCGCAGATTGAACTCTGGACCAAGAAGGACCAGCCGGCCGGGGAACGCGAATACGAGAAGCAGGTTTACGTCCTGCCCAAGATCCTGGACGAAAAGGTAGCCCGCCTGCACCTGGATGCGCTTGGCGTGGAGTTGACGGAACTGAGCAAGGATCAGGCGGATTACCTGGACCTGGATGTTGCAGGCCCATACAAGCCGGAGCACTACCGCTACTAG
- a CDS encoding Ig-like domain-containing protein, with translation MTEVAKRKTGKILAIAGVFAAIVVGGIGVATVPGLLSGSTPNGVATTQSTPTPEAKPVELGITPLDGAVEWNPVVGPQIKAVNGKVKDVVLAPVEGGTPVQGKTSADGSTWTTLEVLKFKTQYSYSFTIVDTAGKETKKTQTFTTVSAAYEADASIYPRNGTVAGSGQPIEINFSEPVVDKAAMEKRVAITVSSGQPVAWHWYSDKKVRIRPEAFWASGTTVTVDMKLLGVDFGNKMIGNGDVVSTFTTGPQRVAVVDDNTKTMNVYFDGQLMHTAPVSLGGEDWLSPTGYAVILEQERKSNFNAGSIGLKPGDKGYYAPMVVDYANRLTWSGVYVHQALESAWGAIGRVNVSHGCVGLLPEDAAWFFNNMKTGDVVQILNTGAPAVEPLEGFGDWNIPWASYAQR, from the coding sequence ATGACGGAAGTCGCCAAACGGAAAACGGGCAAGATCCTTGCCATTGCAGGGGTCTTTGCGGCCATCGTCGTGGGCGGTATTGGCGTTGCCACTGTTCCTGGATTGCTGTCCGGTTCCACCCCCAACGGCGTGGCCACAACCCAGTCCACTCCGACGCCGGAGGCCAAACCCGTCGAACTGGGCATCACACCGCTGGATGGCGCTGTGGAGTGGAATCCAGTGGTTGGCCCGCAGATCAAGGCCGTCAACGGCAAGGTCAAGGATGTTGTGCTGGCGCCGGTTGAAGGCGGTACACCTGTGCAGGGGAAGACCAGCGCGGATGGCAGCACATGGACAACCCTTGAGGTCCTGAAGTTCAAGACCCAGTACAGCTATTCCTTCACCATTGTGGACACCGCAGGTAAGGAAACGAAGAAGACGCAGACCTTCACCACGGTTTCTGCCGCCTACGAGGCCGATGCTTCCATTTATCCGCGTAACGGCACAGTTGCCGGCTCGGGCCAGCCGATCGAAATCAACTTCAGTGAACCTGTGGTTGACAAGGCCGCGATGGAAAAGCGCGTTGCCATCACCGTTTCATCGGGCCAGCCAGTGGCGTGGCATTGGTACTCGGACAAGAAGGTCCGCATTCGTCCGGAGGCCTTCTGGGCGTCGGGAACCACGGTCACAGTGGATATGAAGCTCCTGGGCGTCGATTTCGGCAACAAGATGATCGGCAACGGCGATGTCGTTTCCACTTTCACTACGGGACCGCAACGCGTGGCTGTGGTGGATGACAACACCAAGACCATGAACGTGTACTTCGATGGCCAACTGATGCACACCGCACCCGTATCGCTGGGTGGCGAAGACTGGCTATCGCCCACCGGCTATGCCGTGATCCTTGAACAAGAACGCAAATCCAACTTCAACGCTGGAAGCATCGGCCTCAAACCCGGGGACAAGGGCTATTACGCTCCAATGGTGGTGGACTATGCCAACCGCCTCACGTGGTCCGGCGTCTATGTCCACCAAGCCCTGGAGTCCGCTTGGGGCGCCATTGGCCGCGTGAACGTCTCCCACGGCTGCGTTGGCTTGCTGCCCGAGGATGCTGCCTGGTTCTTCAACAACATGAAAACCGGTGATGTGGTGCAGATCCTGAATACTGGTGCGCCGGCTGTGGAACCCTTGGAGGGGTTCGGCGACTGGAACATCCCCTGGGCCAGCTACGCCCAGCGGTAG